In Magnetospirillum sp. 15-1, one DNA window encodes the following:
- a CDS encoding phosphate/phosphite/phosphonate ABC transporter substrate-binding protein yields the protein MFRVVLVLVTAMAPMGADAEPRPSGAVRVGLLPTIATLSLLSLYDPLRQHLQEALGRPVELYTAPNFQAYLDDVQAEEFDVLVAAPHFGVLAYDRGYVPLYHYDQELTPLIVVPKGSELREAAQLRGRRVLTADRLAALSVVAETWLWVDYHLRAGKDYDLREVASHSTAIRAVAIGDADAAISSPSVMQQVPEDLRDRVVFFPSRLHMPHQFILAHARLGDEAVRVIRDALGRFGDTERGKAFFKAGGFKGLVPIDADDIRRARPYADMISHKSRSGN from the coding sequence ATGTTCCGGGTTGTCCTGGTTCTGGTGACGGCGATGGCGCCCATGGGGGCGGACGCCGAGCCCCGGCCCTCGGGCGCCGTCCGGGTCGGGCTGCTGCCCACCATCGCCACGCTCAGCCTGCTCAGCCTGTACGATCCCCTGCGCCAGCATCTGCAGGAGGCCCTTGGCCGTCCGGTGGAGCTTTATACCGCCCCCAACTTCCAGGCCTATCTGGACGACGTGCAGGCCGAGGAATTCGACGTGCTGGTCGCCGCGCCCCATTTCGGGGTGCTGGCCTATGATCGCGGCTATGTGCCGCTGTACCACTACGACCAGGAACTGACGCCGCTGATCGTGGTGCCCAAGGGCAGCGAATTGCGCGAGGCGGCGCAATTGCGCGGCCGGCGCGTCCTGACCGCCGACCGGCTGGCGGCCCTGTCGGTGGTGGCCGAAACCTGGCTGTGGGTCGATTACCACCTGCGGGCGGGAAAGGATTACGACCTGCGCGAGGTAGCCAGCCATTCCACCGCCATCCGGGCGGTGGCCATCGGCGACGCCGACGCGGCCATCAGCAGCCCTTCGGTGATGCAGCAGGTTCCCGAGGATCTGCGCGACCGGGTGGTTTTCTTTCCCAGCCGTCTGCACATGCCCCATCAGTTCATCCTGGCCCATGCCCGGCTGGGAGACGAAGCCGTCCGGGTGATCCGCGACGCGCTTGGCCGCTTTGGCGATACCGAGCGGGGAAAGGCGTTCTTCAAGGCCGGCGGCTTCAAGGGGCTGGTTCCCATCGACGCCGACGACATCAGGCGGGCCCGTCCCTATGCCGACATGATCAGTCATAAGAGCAGGAGTGGGAATTGA
- a CDS encoding CHASE domain-containing protein, producing the protein MPMSPSARIVRRLLPVSLLGFGVSAVLFLMVSHLEQASQEARFRQLAEQRLVAVHANVDIALNAVDMVVGHFTATPPLATDAVGFRRMVETTLAKHDFIQALSWDPRVSPETLSTYNILARREGRAGFFIFERDDQGNPVPVARRPEYIPVYYIEPLQGNEKAAGFDLASHPVRRAALSAARDSGRPVVTGRITLVQETGEQYGVLVLAPVYQGGRTDDLGRNRRNLLGYVSGVFRLGDLVASSEAAEENGQRPRLVDLHLFDTSAPPESSLLAPKASTRTLEDLQAGIHVAQSFEVAGRVWRLVASPGPAFAENGRPLASHVTLGLGLLATLFYLFYVNAGMDRADVAMRFAQDMEQAKRRLGDAQRIASLSHLEYQPATGELTIGEGAAAMLDLPEGMIGGAVHQVFAHVEPDMRRRLADAFSALDRVSLDLEFKVGESGRIVHALGRLPVSGTVTLISLQDVTERRAAEKERATMIERMEALGTLAGGIAHEINTPTQYLGGNIAFMKEGLTSQMDIADVVHRAVHDGGGPITAESEPGQGATFRVVPPSLSGGQAG; encoded by the coding sequence ATGCCCATGTCACCATCCGCCAGGATCGTCCGCCGGCTTCTGCCTGTTTCGCTGCTGGGATTCGGCGTCTCGGCGGTACTGTTCCTGATGGTCTCGCACCTGGAGCAGGCCAGCCAGGAAGCCCGCTTCCGCCAATTGGCCGAGCAGCGTCTGGTCGCGGTGCATGCCAACGTGGACATCGCGTTGAACGCCGTGGACATGGTGGTGGGCCACTTTACCGCCACGCCTCCCCTGGCGACCGACGCGGTGGGATTCCGCCGCATGGTGGAGACCACCCTGGCCAAGCACGATTTCATCCAGGCCCTGTCCTGGGACCCGCGCGTCAGCCCCGAGACCTTGTCCACCTACAATATTCTGGCGCGGCGCGAGGGGCGCGCGGGCTTCTTCATCTTCGAGCGCGATGACCAGGGCAATCCGGTTCCCGTGGCCCGCCGCCCGGAATATATCCCGGTCTATTACATCGAGCCCCTGCAGGGGAACGAGAAGGCGGCGGGCTTCGATCTCGCCTCCCATCCGGTTCGCCGGGCGGCGCTGAGCGCGGCGCGCGACAGCGGCCGGCCGGTGGTGACCGGGCGCATCACCCTGGTGCAGGAGACCGGCGAGCAATACGGGGTGCTGGTCCTGGCCCCGGTCTACCAGGGCGGGCGCACCGACGATCTCGGGCGTAACCGGCGGAATCTGCTCGGCTATGTGTCGGGCGTTTTCCGCCTGGGCGATCTGGTGGCCTCGTCCGAGGCGGCGGAGGAAAACGGGCAACGGCCCCGTCTGGTGGACCTGCACCTGTTCGACACCTCGGCGCCGCCGGAGAGCAGCCTGCTGGCGCCCAAGGCCTCGACCCGTACCCTGGAGGATCTTCAGGCCGGCATCCACGTGGCCCAATCCTTCGAGGTGGCGGGCCGCGTCTGGAGGCTGGTGGCCAGTCCCGGTCCGGCTTTCGCCGAGAACGGCCGGCCGCTGGCCTCCCACGTCACGCTTGGGCTTGGGCTGCTGGCGACCCTGTTCTACCTGTTCTACGTCAATGCGGGCATGGACCGGGCCGACGTGGCCATGCGCTTTGCCCAGGATATGGAGCAGGCCAAGCGGCGCCTCGGCGATGCCCAGCGGATCGCCTCGCTCAGCCATCTGGAATACCAGCCGGCCACCGGCGAACTCACCATCGGCGAGGGGGCGGCGGCCATGCTGGACCTGCCCGAGGGCATGATCGGCGGCGCCGTTCATCAGGTCTTCGCCCATGTGGAGCCCGACATGCGCCGGCGTCTGGCCGATGCCTTCTCCGCCCTGGATCGCGTATCCCTGGATCTGGAATTCAAGGTGGGCGAATCGGGGCGGATCGTGCATGCCCTTGGGCGATTGCCGGTCTCGGGGACGGTGACGCTGATCAGCCTGCAGGACGTGACCGAACGCCGCGCCGCCGAGAAGGAGCGGGCCACCATGATCGAGCGCATGGAGGCGCTGGGCACCCTGGCCGGCGGCATCGCCCATGAGATCAATACTCCCACCCAGTACTTGGGGGGTAACATCGCCTTCATGAAGGAGGGGCTTACCTCCCAGATGGATATCGCAGACGTCGTTCACCGGGCCGTCCATGACGGCGGCGGCCCGATCACCGCCGAGTCCGAGCCGGGCCAGGGCGCCACTTTCCGCGTCGTCCCGCCCAGCCTCTCCGGTGGCCAGGCCGGCTGA
- a CDS encoding NADPH-dependent 2,4-dienoyl-CoA reductase encodes MRYRHLLSPITFRGVTLPNRMIMGSMHLGFEGLPDAWPRLAEFYAERAKGGIGLIVTGGVAPNEQGNFGHDGTVLTSEAELGGHRLVTGAVHAQGGRIIMQILHCGRYSRQKDIVAPSAIRAPINSQTPRELSDAEIEKTVADYARCARLAIQAGYDGVEVMASEGYLINEFLAPRTNKRTDRWGGDLHGRMRILVEIVRAVRAALGEVPMMSVRLSMVDLVEDGLTADEVVAVARAIESEGCDLINSGIGWHEARVPTIAHTVPQGAWSWATARVKAMVGIPVAASNRIRTPDMAESLIAEGQCDMVSMARPLLADPAFAAKVAAGEPDGINACIGCNQGCLDPIFSGGAATCLVNPRAGREGEFMSRQPCETRRIAVVGGGPAGLACALEAARRGHQVALFDASHELGGQFILARAVPGKEEYLATPAYYTQALKRAGVELHLGRPATARDLASYGRIVLATGIRPRKLDLPGADHEKVVGYEDILSGRKRAGARVAIMGSGGIGFDTALYLVGEDHETDFNAEWGIDRAFTGRGGLTEPVAPPPARRAITMLQRKAERPGTGLGKTTGWIHKAHLQRHHVDMLAGVTYRFIDDRGLHITLNGEDRLIEADTVIVCIGQEPRRDLADELRALGRDVQLIGGARDASRLDALAAFEEGTRLGLAL; translated from the coding sequence ATGCGCTACCGCCATCTGCTGTCGCCGATCACCTTCCGCGGCGTCACGCTGCCCAACCGCATGATCATGGGCTCCATGCATCTGGGCTTCGAAGGCCTGCCCGATGCCTGGCCCCGGCTGGCCGAGTTCTATGCCGAGCGGGCCAAGGGCGGCATCGGCCTGATCGTCACCGGCGGCGTGGCCCCCAACGAGCAGGGCAATTTCGGCCATGACGGCACGGTGCTGACCTCCGAGGCGGAGCTGGGCGGCCACCGGCTGGTGACGGGGGCGGTACATGCCCAGGGCGGGCGGATCATCATGCAGATCCTGCATTGCGGCCGCTATTCCCGGCAAAAGGACATCGTGGCGCCATCGGCCATCCGCGCGCCCATCAACAGCCAGACCCCGCGCGAACTCTCCGATGCCGAGATCGAAAAGACGGTGGCCGATTACGCCCGCTGCGCCCGGCTGGCCATCCAGGCCGGCTATGACGGCGTCGAGGTCATGGCCTCGGAAGGCTATCTGATCAACGAGTTCCTGGCGCCGCGCACCAACAAGCGCACCGACCGCTGGGGCGGCGACCTGCACGGCCGCATGCGCATCCTGGTGGAGATCGTCCGTGCCGTGCGCGCCGCCCTGGGCGAGGTCCCCATGATGAGCGTGCGCCTGTCCATGGTCGATCTGGTGGAGGACGGCCTGACCGCCGACGAAGTGGTGGCCGTCGCCCGAGCCATCGAGTCCGAGGGCTGCGACCTGATCAACAGCGGCATCGGCTGGCACGAGGCGCGGGTACCGACCATCGCCCACACGGTGCCCCAGGGGGCCTGGAGCTGGGCCACCGCCCGGGTCAAGGCAATGGTCGGGATTCCCGTGGCGGCCAGCAACCGCATCAGGACCCCGGATATGGCCGAATCCCTGATCGCCGAGGGCCAGTGCGACATGGTCAGCATGGCGCGTCCCCTGCTGGCCGACCCCGCCTTCGCCGCCAAGGTGGCGGCCGGCGAGCCCGACGGCATCAACGCCTGCATCGGCTGCAACCAGGGCTGTCTCGACCCCATCTTCTCGGGCGGCGCCGCCACCTGTCTGGTCAATCCCCGCGCCGGGCGGGAAGGCGAGTTCATGTCGCGGCAGCCCTGCGAAACCCGGCGCATCGCCGTGGTGGGCGGCGGCCCCGCCGGTCTGGCCTGCGCCCTGGAAGCGGCCCGGCGCGGCCATCAGGTCGCCCTGTTCGACGCCTCCCACGAGTTGGGCGGCCAGTTCATCCTGGCCCGCGCCGTGCCGGGCAAGGAGGAATACCTCGCCACCCCCGCCTATTACACCCAGGCCTTGAAGCGGGCCGGTGTCGAACTGCATCTGGGCCGCCCGGCCACCGCCCGCGATCTCGCCTCCTACGGCCGCATCGTGCTGGCCACCGGCATACGGCCGCGCAAGCTCGACCTGCCCGGCGCCGACCACGAAAAGGTGGTGGGCTACGAAGACATCCTGTCGGGTCGAAAGAGGGCCGGCGCCCGGGTGGCGATCATGGGCTCGGGCGGTATCGGCTTTGATACCGCGCTGTATCTGGTCGGCGAGGATCACGAGACGGATTTCAACGCCGAATGGGGCATCGACCGCGCCTTCACCGGACGCGGTGGCCTGACCGAGCCGGTGGCCCCGCCGCCGGCCCGGCGCGCCATCACCATGCTGCAGCGCAAGGCCGAGCGTCCCGGTACCGGCCTGGGCAAGACCACCGGCTGGATTCACAAGGCCCACCTGCAACGCCACCACGTGGACATGCTGGCGGGCGTCACCTACCGCTTCATCGACGACCGGGGCCTGCACATCACCCTGAACGGCGAGGACAGGCTGATCGAGGCCGACACCGTCATCGTCTGCATCGGCCAGGAGCCGCGCCGCGATCTGGCCGACGAGTTGCGGGCCCTGGGCCGTGACGTCCAACTGATCGGCGGCGCCCGCGACGCTTCCAGGCTCGATGCCCTGGCCGCCTTCGAGGAAGGAACGCGGCTGGGGCTGGCGCTGTAG
- a CDS encoding ATP-binding protein, whose translation MSFGYSRPPSVRPVNSLRLRLLVFSVVVEVVMLTLLVTNSVRLIESHLGSSTELRLQAQEASFNITLAGQLAERDYAALQSIVEGWGTSKSITYMVVTNSSGKVVAAWGRDAAAPLPPADKVLSADLGEYRGAFDIVFLGQRYGEARYGLDTAFLGIARRELLHQSVGIAIGEVVLTVTLLAAIGYWLTRHLTLLTRASLKVAGGDFSIRLKLEGKDEIAVLTQAFNSMSSAVESRILDLDESQKRFRAIADYTYAWENWFDVDGHLRWVNPAVERITGYSVAECHAMADFPLPVVVEEDRPQVRDFLAAAKGGLSGHDMEFRILTKAGAVQWVAMSWQPIFDGAGEPLGSRSSIRDVTVQKHSADMLLEAKAELERMLFAASHDLQEPIRYILAYTQRLDREFGADLPERAISSMNFIREGANQLSLLVKGLVDYTRSNRPMAAFAPVDCRRVVEQAIVDCRAMSGGTKAEFRVGDLPILHADPVLLFILFENLISNAIKFVRPDVVPEVAVTAEAMEDGWRIDIRDNGIGIDPQYLQSIVRPFSRLHSRSTFPGAGLGLASAQKVVKIHGGRLWLESEPGKGTTVHIWLPTAAPSEAL comes from the coding sequence TTGAGCTTCGGCTATTCGCGCCCTCCGTCCGTCCGTCCGGTCAACTCCCTGCGGCTCCGCCTGCTGGTGTTCAGCGTGGTGGTCGAGGTGGTGATGCTGACCTTGCTGGTGACCAACAGCGTCCGTCTGATCGAAAGCCATCTCGGCTCCAGCACCGAACTCCGGCTGCAGGCGCAGGAAGCCTCGTTCAACATCACCCTGGCGGGCCAGTTGGCCGAGCGCGACTACGCGGCGCTGCAAAGCATCGTCGAGGGCTGGGGCACCTCCAAAAGCATCACCTACATGGTGGTGACCAACAGCAGCGGAAAGGTGGTGGCCGCCTGGGGCCGGGACGCGGCGGCGCCGCTGCCGCCCGCCGACAAGGTGCTGTCGGCCGACCTGGGCGAGTACCGGGGCGCCTTCGACATCGTGTTCCTGGGACAGCGCTATGGCGAGGCCCGTTATGGCCTGGACACCGCCTTCCTCGGCATCGCGCGGCGTGAATTGCTGCATCAGAGCGTCGGCATCGCCATCGGCGAGGTGGTGCTGACCGTCACCCTGCTGGCCGCCATCGGCTATTGGCTGACCCGTCACCTGACCCTGCTGACCCGGGCGTCGCTCAAGGTGGCGGGCGGCGACTTCTCCATCCGCCTCAAACTGGAGGGCAAGGACGAGATCGCCGTGCTGACCCAGGCCTTCAACTCCATGTCCAGCGCGGTGGAATCGCGCATCCTCGACCTGGACGAGAGCCAGAAGCGCTTCCGCGCCATCGCCGACTACACCTATGCCTGGGAGAACTGGTTCGACGTCGACGGTCACCTGCGCTGGGTCAACCCGGCGGTGGAGCGCATCACCGGCTACAGCGTGGCCGAATGCCACGCCATGGCGGACTTCCCCCTGCCCGTGGTGGTCGAGGAGGACCGCCCCCAGGTGCGTGATTTCCTGGCGGCCGCCAAGGGCGGACTATCCGGCCACGACATGGAGTTCCGCATCCTGACCAAGGCGGGCGCGGTCCAGTGGGTGGCCATGTCGTGGCAACCCATCTTCGACGGGGCGGGCGAGCCGCTGGGCTCGCGCTCGTCCATCCGCGACGTGACGGTGCAAAAGCACAGCGCCGACATGCTGCTGGAAGCCAAGGCGGAACTGGAACGCATGCTGTTCGCCGCCTCCCACGATCTGCAGGAGCCGATCCGCTATATCCTGGCCTATACCCAGCGCCTGGACCGCGAGTTCGGTGCCGACCTGCCCGAACGGGCCATCAGCAGCATGAACTTCATCCGCGAGGGCGCCAACCAGCTCAGCCTGCTGGTCAAGGGGCTGGTGGACTACACCCGTTCCAACCGCCCCATGGCCGCCTTCGCCCCGGTGGATTGCCGCCGGGTGGTGGAGCAGGCCATCGTCGATTGCCGCGCCATGTCCGGTGGGACCAAGGCCGAGTTCCGGGTCGGCGACCTGCCCATTCTCCATGCCGATCCGGTGCTGCTGTTCATCCTGTTCGAGAACCTGATCAGCAATGCCATCAAGTTCGTGCGGCCCGACGTGGTGCCCGAGGTGGCCGTCACCGCCGAGGCCATGGAGGACGGCTGGCGCATCGACATCCGTGACAACGGCATCGGCATCGATCCGCAATACCTGCAGAGCATCGTCCGGCCGTTCTCGCGCCTGCATTCCCGCTCGACCTTTCCCGGTGCCGGCCTGGGGCTGGCCTCGGCGCAGAAGGTGGTCAAGATTCACGGTGGCCGGCTGTGGCTGGAGTCCGAGCCCGGAAAGGGAACCACCGTGCATATTTGGCTGCCCACGGCGGCGCCGTCCGAAGCGCTGTGA
- a CDS encoding FAD-binding oxidoreductase — protein MSAPIDFSSLPQAELTDDGGKPIRARLLATRHIASAVAEAVRANWAVMPAGGLTSAIGSYDYKDEEIAGFAGIVAIRPKGALTAEMVAADTPLARIETHQVAIDAGKGLVSAGAGLTFTQVNAALAEAVGPNARVLVDLTSIGSAFVGGVVATGGMGPLRLSPLGTLDAVCVADGGDEPRLAEAEAMADVQGMQGWTGMVTAARFRFFEVPAGEFGLVLPVQGSDVDTIAGLLSWLRPWTRISLPEAGGRVTGEGGETVLNGIELVSRDSLETFIEHSEEPARSKAQGLLQSCEYAGADMLACLTGWSELSIDDVLMSLLDPETETIGGVMIDFGVGFSSGAEMETFRAIREGAPDLARTKARVVQPGKLKPWSTSTDINIVLPADTGAIVAVLEAYADYRAAIRSLARELKGAVEVELSAYGHLSPSGIDPHHRVTLFAALGAEAALAGARQAVAANKRTLIHDLMFAARSHTLRVTGGEKGAPSLVEIARAAGGENRLPEDLKAAFARTRAAVMAAPVQFSFRAPQELRTGD, from the coding sequence ATGAGCGCTCCCATCGATTTCTCCTCGCTGCCCCAGGCGGAGTTGACCGACGACGGCGGCAAGCCCATCAGGGCCCGCCTGCTCGCCACCCGCCATATCGCGTCGGCGGTGGCCGAGGCGGTGCGCGCCAACTGGGCGGTGATGCCGGCCGGCGGACTGACCAGCGCCATCGGGTCCTATGACTACAAGGACGAAGAGATCGCCGGTTTCGCCGGCATCGTCGCCATCCGCCCCAAGGGCGCGCTGACCGCCGAGATGGTCGCCGCCGATACGCCGCTCGCCCGGATCGAGACCCATCAGGTGGCCATCGATGCCGGCAAGGGACTGGTATCGGCCGGTGCCGGCCTGACTTTCACCCAGGTCAACGCCGCCCTGGCCGAAGCCGTCGGCCCCAACGCCCGCGTCCTGGTCGACCTGACCAGCATCGGTTCGGCCTTCGTCGGCGGCGTGGTAGCGACCGGCGGCATGGGGCCGCTGCGCCTCAGCCCGCTGGGCACCCTGGACGCCGTCTGCGTGGCCGATGGCGGCGACGAGCCCCGTCTGGCCGAGGCCGAGGCCATGGCCGACGTGCAGGGCATGCAGGGCTGGACCGGCATGGTCACCGCCGCCCGTTTCCGCTTCTTCGAGGTCCCGGCCGGCGAGTTCGGTCTGGTGCTGCCGGTGCAGGGCTCGGACGTGGACACCATCGCCGGCCTGTTGTCCTGGCTGCGCCCCTGGACCCGCATTTCCCTGCCCGAAGCCGGTGGCCGCGTCACCGGCGAGGGCGGCGAGACCGTGCTGAACGGCATCGAGCTGGTCAGCCGCGATTCGCTGGAGACCTTCATCGAGCACTCCGAGGAGCCGGCCCGCTCCAAGGCGCAGGGGCTGCTGCAATCGTGCGAGTATGCCGGCGCCGACATGCTGGCCTGCCTGACCGGCTGGTCGGAACTGTCCATCGACGATGTGCTGATGAGCCTCCTGGACCCCGAGACCGAGACCATCGGCGGGGTGATGATCGATTTCGGCGTCGGCTTCTCGTCGGGGGCCGAGATGGAGACCTTCCGCGCCATCCGCGAGGGTGCCCCCGATCTGGCGCGGACCAAGGCGCGCGTCGTTCAACCCGGCAAGCTGAAGCCGTGGAGCACCTCGACCGACATCAATATCGTGCTGCCCGCCGATACCGGCGCCATCGTCGCGGTACTGGAGGCCTATGCCGATTACCGCGCCGCCATCCGTTCCCTGGCCCGCGAGTTGAAGGGGGCCGTCGAGGTCGAACTGTCGGCCTACGGCCATCTGTCGCCGTCGGGCATCGATCCCCACCACCGCGTCACCCTGTTCGCCGCCCTCGGCGCCGAGGCGGCCCTGGCCGGGGCGCGTCAGGCGGTGGCGGCCAACAAGCGGACCCTGATCCACGATCTGATGTTCGCCGCCAGGAGCCATACCCTGCGGGTGACCGGCGGCGAGAAGGGGGCGCCGTCCCTGGTGGAGATCGCCCGCGCCGCCGGCGGCGAGAACCGCCTGCCCGAGGACCTCAAGGCCGCCTTCGCCCGTACCCGCGCCGCCGTGATGGCGGCACCGGTCCAGTTCAGCTTCCGCGCGCCACAGGAATTGCGGACCGGCGACTGA
- a CDS encoding GNAT family N-acetyltransferase gives MPDGEKHLTVTILSAVSEIEAAEWDACAGTDNPFIRHAFVDAMERSGSACSRTGWLPRHLAVRDGEGRLLAAAPLYLKSHSFGEYVFDWSWAQAYERAGGKYYPKLQCAVPFTPVTGPRLLVHPAEDGQRLRRVLASSMIDLARRLGVSSAHVTFPTEAEYDGLGEAGYLQRLGSQYHWRNQGYGSFEDFLGQLSSRKRKQIRKERDAVARSGVSLSTLVGGDVKARHWDVFHAFYQATVDRKWGRAYVNRAFFEELSASVLADSVVLVWAEADGEPLGAAFNMLGADTLYGRTWGGGGGRQVDFLHFEACYYRALDFAIAHGLARVEAGAQGEHKVSRGYLPVPTYSAHWIADPGLAEPVARYLAHERAMVAEDMAEQAMEGPFRKG, from the coding sequence ATGCCCGATGGAGAAAAACATCTGACCGTCACCATCCTGTCCGCCGTCTCGGAGATCGAGGCCGCCGAGTGGGATGCCTGTGCCGGCACGGACAATCCCTTTATCCGCCACGCCTTCGTCGACGCCATGGAGCGGTCCGGGTCCGCCTGCTCGCGCACCGGCTGGCTGCCGCGCCATCTGGCGGTGCGCGACGGCGAGGGGCGGCTGCTGGCGGCGGCGCCGCTTTATCTCAAAAGCCATTCCTTCGGCGAATACGTCTTCGACTGGAGCTGGGCCCAGGCCTACGAGCGGGCCGGCGGCAAGTATTATCCCAAGCTGCAATGCGCCGTGCCCTTCACCCCCGTCACCGGGCCGCGCCTGCTGGTCCATCCGGCCGAGGACGGGCAGCGGCTGCGCCGGGTGCTGGCAAGCTCCATGATCGATCTGGCCCGGCGGCTGGGCGTCAGTTCGGCGCATGTCACCTTCCCGACCGAGGCCGAGTATGACGGCCTGGGCGAGGCCGGCTATCTGCAGCGCCTGGGCAGCCAGTATCACTGGCGCAACCAGGGCTATGGGAGTTTCGAAGACTTCCTTGGGCAATTGTCCTCCAGGAAGCGCAAGCAGATCCGCAAGGAGCGCGACGCGGTGGCGCGGTCGGGAGTCAGCCTCTCCACCCTGGTGGGCGGCGACGTCAAGGCGCGGCACTGGGACGTCTTCCATGCCTTCTATCAGGCCACGGTGGACCGCAAATGGGGCCGCGCCTATGTCAACCGCGCCTTCTTCGAGGAGTTGTCGGCCTCGGTCCTGGCCGACAGCGTGGTGCTGGTGTGGGCGGAAGCCGACGGCGAGCCCTTGGGCGCCGCCTTCAACATGCTGGGCGCCGACACGCTCTACGGCCGCACCTGGGGCGGGGGAGGCGGGCGGCAGGTGGATTTCCTGCATTTCGAGGCGTGCTACTACCGCGCCCTGGACTTCGCCATCGCCCACGGCCTGGCCCGCGTCGAGGCCGGCGCTCAGGGAGAACACAAGGTCAGCCGGGGCTATCTGCCGGTCCCCACCTATTCCGCCCACTGGATCGCCGATCCCGGCCTGGCCGAGCCGGTGGCCCGCTATCTGGCCCACGAGCGCGCCATGGTGGCCGAAGACATGGCCGAGCAGGCCATGGAAGGGCCTTTCCGGAAAGGCTGA
- a CDS encoding NAD(P)/FAD-dependent oxidoreductase encodes MTLSSPFDVIVIGAGAAGLMCAAVASARGKRVAVVDHNDQPGRKILISGGGKCNFTNRTVTPAQYLSANPHYATSALKRYGPADFLDLMKRYRIAWHEREHGQLFCDVSAGDIVSMLLAECGAGGVEMVLGAKVGAVTGDGPFRVATSRGTYEAAALVIATGGLSVPKIGATGFAHALAGRYGLSVVAPRPGLVPLTFTGADLDLMRDLAGIAVPAEVRFGKARFREAVLFTHRGLSGPAILQISSYWQTGQSILLNLLPDQDAGARLLERKAARPNAQVETIVGEWLPARLARALAERAGLLGRPIGQSTNAALATLARLLSEWPLVPAGSEGYRTAEVTLGGVDTAGLSSKTMAAKSHPGLFFVGEAVDVAGWLGGYNFQWAWSSGWVAGMNL; translated from the coding sequence ATGACCCTTTCTTCCCCCTTCGATGTCATCGTGATCGGTGCCGGCGCCGCCGGGCTGATGTGTGCCGCCGTGGCCTCGGCGCGCGGCAAGCGGGTGGCGGTGGTGGACCACAACGACCAGCCGGGGCGCAAGATCCTCATCTCGGGCGGCGGCAAGTGCAACTTCACCAACCGCACCGTGACACCGGCCCAATACCTGTCGGCCAATCCCCATTACGCCACCTCGGCGCTGAAGCGCTATGGCCCGGCCGATTTCCTCGACCTGATGAAGCGTTACCGCATCGCCTGGCACGAGCGCGAGCACGGCCAGCTGTTCTGCGACGTCTCGGCCGGTGACATCGTTTCCATGCTCCTGGCCGAATGCGGGGCGGGGGGCGTGGAGATGGTGCTGGGGGCCAAGGTCGGCGCGGTGACCGGCGACGGCCCCTTCCGGGTGGCGACCAGCCGGGGAACCTATGAGGCCGCCGCCCTGGTGATCGCCACCGGCGGCCTGTCGGTGCCCAAGATTGGCGCGACCGGCTTCGCCCATGCCCTGGCCGGGCGCTATGGCCTGTCGGTGGTGGCGCCCCGGCCCGGTCTGGTGCCGTTGACCTTCACCGGCGCCGACCTCGACCTGATGCGCGATCTGGCCGGCATCGCCGTTCCCGCCGAGGTGCGTTTCGGCAAGGCGCGGTTCCGCGAGGCGGTGCTGTTCACCCATCGCGGTCTGTCGGGGCCGGCCATCCTGCAGATCAGTTCCTATTGGCAGACCGGTCAGTCGATCTTGCTCAATCTGCTGCCCGACCAGGATGCCGGCGCCCGGCTGCTGGAGCGCAAGGCCGCCCGCCCCAACGCCCAGGTGGAGACCATCGTCGGCGAGTGGCTGCCCGCCCGGCTGGCCCGCGCCCTGGCCGAGCGGGCCGGATTGCTGGGCCGACCGATCGGTCAGTCGACTAATGCCGCCCTGGCCACGTTGGCCCGCCTGTTGTCCGAGTGGCCGCTGGTTCCGGCGGGCAGCGAGGGCTATCGCACCGCCGAGGTGACCCTGGGCGGCGTCGATACGGCCGGTCTTTCATCCAAGACCATGGCGGCCAAATCCCATCCGGGCCTGTTCTTCGTCGGCGAGGCGGTGGACGTGGCCGGCTGGCTGGGCGGCTATAACTTCCAGTGGGCGTGGTCGTCGGGCTGGGTGGCCGGGATGAATCTGTAA